The following coding sequences lie in one Daphnia pulex isolate KAP4 chromosome 1, ASM2113471v1 genomic window:
- the LOC124197068 gene encoding BSD domain-containing protein 1-A-like isoform X1 gives MAEAPDVPKEEPVEEATQSDSWWGSSWLQAAKNKSVEVFDTVRKDVNELAQTAKDKSAEVYDYVRKDFDEFTQTVSEEVSTTATALKEKLKIDDSSGTAATVKRSVTSFLNQVSDVFYIPPEDDDEPIFLDRLTAIIYTLGSDPATFLVNPDEAEFEAWQESLNLESQQEDIAALMANNEKLRNNFETLVPSKVSEAMFWARYLFRIHVVREEETKRQIIRKEAQIRAQADTKANDLNWDDDEALMTTPEEIPEELQSKLLAEYEKECQVRLSSDDKGELKCKEKGDMVLVSRSGESGSTSPGKVESSNEDDWEEAVAPVVQPKEPVKATQKSPQKSPQKSPQKSAKK, from the exons ATGGCTGAAGCACCCGATGTACCCAA AGAGGAACCTGTTGAAGAGGCTACTCAAAGCGATTCATGGTGGGGATCCAGTTGGCTGCAAGCAGCCAAGAATAAG TCTGTAGAAGTATTTGACACAGTGAGAAAAGATGTCAATGAACTGGCTCAAACTGCCAAAGATAAG TCTGCCGAAGTTTACGATTATGTCAGAAAAGATTTTGATGAGTTCACTCAGACTGTCTCTGAAGAAGTGAGCACCACAGCCACAGCTTTAAAGGAGAAATTGAAG ATTGACGATTCAAGTGGAACAGCTGCAACTGTAAAGCGAAGCGTAACCTCTTTCCTCAATCAAGTTTCTGATGTTTTCTACATTCCTCCagaggatgatgatgagccAATATTTTTAGACCGCCTAACAGCCATCATTTATACATTGGGTAGTGATCCTGCAACTTTCCTGGTGAATCCTGATGAAGCTGAGTTTGAGGCTTGGCAGGAATCTTTGAACCTTGAATCACAGCAGGAAGATATTGCTGCTTTAATGGCAAACAATGAGAAATTACGTAATAATTTCGAAACGCTTGTCCCATCTAAG gTGTCAGAGGCTATGTTTTGGGCACGATACTTGTTCCGCATACATGTTGTTCGGGAGGAAGAGACCAAAAGACAAATCATCCGAAAAGAAGCTCAAATTCGAGCCCAAGCTGACACCAAGGCAAATGATTTGAACTGGGATGATG ATGAAGCATTGATGACCACCCCTGAAGAAATTCCAGAAGAACTTCAAAGTAAACTGCTGGCCGAGTATGAAAAGGAATGCCAAGTTCGACTTTCAAGTGACGATAAAGGTGAATTGAAGTGCAAGGAGAAAGGCGACATGGTATTGGTCTCAAGATCAGGTGAAAGTGGAAGCACTTCACCTGGAAAAG TAGAAAGCAGCAACGAAGATGACTGGGAAGAAGCTGTTGCGCCCGTCGTTCAGCCCAAGGAACCGGTGAAGGCGACACAGAAATCTCCCCAGAAATCCCCACAGAAGTCTCCCCAGAAATCGGCTAAAAAG TGA
- the LOC124197068 gene encoding BSD domain-containing protein 1-A-like isoform X2, whose translation MAEAPDVPKEEPVEEATQSDSWWGSSWLQAAKNKSVEVFDTVRKDVNELAQTAKDKSAEVYDYVRKDFDEFTQTVSEEVSTTATALKEKLKIDDSSGTAATVKRSVTSFLNQVSDVFYIPPEDDDEPIFLDRLTAIIYTLGSDPATFLVNPDEAEFEAWQESLNLESQQEDIAALMANNEKLRNNFETLVPSKVSEAMFWARYLFRIHVVREEETKRQIIRKEAQIRAQADTKANDLNWDDDEALMTTPEEIPEELQSKLLAEYEKECQVRLSSDDKGELKCKEKGDMVLVSRSGESGSTSPGKESSNEDDWEEAVAPVVQPKEPVKATQKSPQKSPQKSPQKSAKK comes from the exons ATGGCTGAAGCACCCGATGTACCCAA AGAGGAACCTGTTGAAGAGGCTACTCAAAGCGATTCATGGTGGGGATCCAGTTGGCTGCAAGCAGCCAAGAATAAG TCTGTAGAAGTATTTGACACAGTGAGAAAAGATGTCAATGAACTGGCTCAAACTGCCAAAGATAAG TCTGCCGAAGTTTACGATTATGTCAGAAAAGATTTTGATGAGTTCACTCAGACTGTCTCTGAAGAAGTGAGCACCACAGCCACAGCTTTAAAGGAGAAATTGAAG ATTGACGATTCAAGTGGAACAGCTGCAACTGTAAAGCGAAGCGTAACCTCTTTCCTCAATCAAGTTTCTGATGTTTTCTACATTCCTCCagaggatgatgatgagccAATATTTTTAGACCGCCTAACAGCCATCATTTATACATTGGGTAGTGATCCTGCAACTTTCCTGGTGAATCCTGATGAAGCTGAGTTTGAGGCTTGGCAGGAATCTTTGAACCTTGAATCACAGCAGGAAGATATTGCTGCTTTAATGGCAAACAATGAGAAATTACGTAATAATTTCGAAACGCTTGTCCCATCTAAG gTGTCAGAGGCTATGTTTTGGGCACGATACTTGTTCCGCATACATGTTGTTCGGGAGGAAGAGACCAAAAGACAAATCATCCGAAAAGAAGCTCAAATTCGAGCCCAAGCTGACACCAAGGCAAATGATTTGAACTGGGATGATG ATGAAGCATTGATGACCACCCCTGAAGAAATTCCAGAAGAACTTCAAAGTAAACTGCTGGCCGAGTATGAAAAGGAATGCCAAGTTCGACTTTCAAGTGACGATAAAGGTGAATTGAAGTGCAAGGAGAAAGGCGACATGGTATTGGTCTCAAGATCAGGTGAAAGTGGAAGCACTTCACCTGGAAAAG AAAGCAGCAACGAAGATGACTGGGAAGAAGCTGTTGCGCCCGTCGTTCAGCCCAAGGAACCGGTGAAGGCGACACAGAAATCTCCCCAGAAATCCCCACAGAAGTCTCCCCAGAAATCGGCTAAAAAG TGA